A single Paenibacillus sp. FSL R5-0517 DNA region contains:
- a CDS encoding LysE family transporter has translation MNIIPLVTYAIIASFTPGPNNIISMTHARNKGFRKTLPFISGVAAGCLLIMFLSSYFNLILHQYIPKITPVLNLLGCVYMLYLAIKIMRSKPADTEENTVNHYSFLFGFTLQFINPKVILYGLTAISVFVLPLGQSHVQLIAFSLLLTFIGISANMTWAFGGLLFQSFLLRYERPVNIVMGIMLIYSALSILM, from the coding sequence ATGAACATCATACCTTTGGTGACATACGCAATCATCGCATCATTTACACCGGGCCCCAACAATATCATTTCCATGACGCATGCAAGAAATAAGGGTTTCCGCAAGACCCTACCGTTTATTAGTGGAGTTGCAGCCGGTTGCTTGCTTATTATGTTTTTGTCCAGCTATTTCAACCTTATTCTGCATCAATATATCCCCAAGATCACACCCGTTTTGAACCTGTTGGGATGTGTGTACATGCTTTACCTGGCAATCAAAATTATGCGAAGCAAACCTGCAGATACGGAAGAAAACACAGTGAATCATTATTCATTTCTATTTGGGTTCACCCTGCAATTCATTAATCCCAAAGTCATTCTGTATGGACTTACGGCCATATCTGTTTTTGTTCTGCCTCTTGGGCAATCCCATGTTCAACTTATCGCATTTTCCTTGCTGCTCACCTTCATCGGGATTAGCGCCAATATGACCTGGGCTTTTGGTGGACTATTATTCCAGAGCTTTCTATTGCGATATGAACGTCCAGTTAATATCGTGATGGGTATAATGTTAATCTACAGTGCCCTATCGATCCTGATGTAA
- a CDS encoding collagen-like triple helix repeat-containing protein: protein MAILLTGPIDNSPVNGVRPTQTVSIKIENQSAVNAATILIQGYSLITTRALYVSEQFTILPGAVATRSYFADINSFEFVITDTGATPEDILVSVWGKNSAGSLVAAHRLVYSELFGSENFNGATGATGTTGATGTTGLTGPTGPTGNTGATGATGLTGAIGTTGATGASGSTGPTGVSGATGSTGATGITGATGISGVTGISGSTGVTGVTGATGDTGATGLTGAVGITGATGITGASGPTGATGISGSTGVTGVTGATGDTGPTGVTGSTGATGDTGPTGVTGATGDTGPSGGPEGPTGATGNTGATGAIGVTGSTGITGATGATGATGATGATGATGATGATGATGATGATGATGATGATGATGTVLPDPFNVYVLQGAVGGNGTQASPFGTIQQGVTAVSPTGTVHILGGTYPITANITINKAGVTLMGYPSTIILLQAAVIPFTIIGSGVTVDGLTITSDNPYAVEFIQLGGTNHTVKNNTIFGPPQAGPSSGWVVNRGLVTQIGNMTGLIVRNNIFYSLRQPAYFNPNTTGEIISNVVYNTRGFVNDQAVMVFSGNSWGSPVNAVDIALLAGTITGPPFDPLTDLSANNSSATIQDSR from the coding sequence TTGGCAATCCTGCTAACTGGCCCTATTGATAATAGTCCAGTAAATGGCGTACGACCCACCCAGACGGTTTCAATTAAAATTGAAAATCAGAGTGCTGTAAACGCCGCGACTATACTCATACAGGGATATTCATTAATTACAACCAGAGCTTTATATGTGAGTGAGCAATTCACCATTTTACCTGGCGCAGTAGCTACACGTAGTTATTTTGCCGATATCAACAGCTTTGAATTCGTTATTACAGATACAGGCGCAACCCCTGAGGACATTTTAGTTTCTGTTTGGGGGAAAAACAGTGCCGGCTCTTTAGTTGCTGCTCATCGACTTGTTTATTCCGAATTATTTGGCAGTGAGAATTTTAATGGAGCTACCGGGGCTACCGGTACAACAGGCGCTACAGGAACTACGGGACTTACAGGACCTACTGGACCTACAGGAAATACAGGTGCTACTGGCGCAACGGGGCTCACTGGTGCCATCGGCACGACTGGAGCTACGGGTGCATCAGGATCTACAGGACCTACTGGTGTCTCTGGAGCCACAGGATCTACTGGGGCAACGGGCATCACAGGCGCTACTGGTATTTCTGGAGTTACAGGTATTTCTGGTTCAACAGGTGTTACAGGGGTGACGGGCGCCACTGGGGATACAGGAGCGACAGGTCTCACGGGTGCGGTCGGTATTACGGGGGCCACCGGCATTACTGGGGCATCAGGTCCTACGGGAGCTACAGGTATTTCCGGTTCAACAGGTGTTACAGGGGTGACGGGTGCCACTGGGGATACAGGTCCGACAGGTGTTACAGGATCAACAGGCGCTACTGGGGATACAGGTCCGACGGGCGTCACGGGTGCAACGGGTGATACTGGTCCATCAGGCGGTCCAGAAGGCCCTACGGGTGCAACGGGTAATACAGGTGCAACAGGTGCCATCGGAGTTACTGGTTCTACGGGGATTACAGGAGCTACTGGAGCCACCGGAGCTACTGGAGCCACTGGAGCCACCGGGGCCACCGGAGCTACTGGAGCCACCGGAGCCACTGGTGCCACTGGTGCCACTGGTGCCACTGGAGCTACGGGAGCTACGGGAGCTACGGGTACTGTACTGCCCGATCCCTTTAACGTATATGTTTTACAAGGCGCGGTGGGTGGAAATGGAACACAAGCTAGTCCCTTTGGAACGATTCAACAAGGTGTAACCGCGGTATCTCCAACGGGAACCGTTCATATTCTTGGTGGCACATACCCTATTACTGCAAATATTACTATTAATAAAGCAGGAGTAACTTTGATGGGCTATCCTAGTACAATTATCCTGTTACAAGCTGCTGTTATCCCTTTCACCATCATTGGAAGCGGAGTAACTGTAGACGGATTAACGATCACCAGTGACAATCCTTATGCTGTTGAGTTTATTCAATTAGGCGGAACCAACCACACCGTAAAAAACAATACCATATTCGGTCCTCCGCAAGCAGGTCCCTCTTCAGGTTGGGTTGTGAATCGGGGCCTCGTCACCCAGATTGGAAATATGACCGGATTAATTGTACGCAATAATATTTTTTATTCCTTGCGTCAACCAGCATACTTTAACCCTAACACGACTGGAGAAATCATCAGTAATGTAGTTTATAATACCAGAGGATTTGTGAATGATCAGGCCGTTATGGTTTTCTCGGGAAATTCATGGGGCAGTCCAGTCAATGCGGTGGATATAGCACTGCTCGCAGGTACAATAACAGGGCCTCCTTTCGATCCGCTTACCGATCTGAGTGCCAATAATAGCTCTGCAACAATTCAGGATTCCAGATAA
- a CDS encoding XRE family transcriptional regulator, with amino-acid sequence MKNINNILAQNLKQLREQRKLSLDKVAEMSGISKTMLGQIERGESNPSIATVWKIANGLKISFTALIHEPKSDTTVVTGDDIQVLVEDEGRVRIYPHFPFEEGRRFEIYMMEMDPQSALNAESHIEGTEEFITVFEGRVTIRVGTEEYTVNQGESIRFGADKPHAYVNASAKTNKINMVIHYSK; translated from the coding sequence TTGAAGAACATTAATAATATTCTTGCCCAAAACTTGAAACAGCTTAGGGAACAAAGAAAGCTTAGTCTGGACAAGGTTGCCGAAATGTCCGGTATCAGTAAGACCATGCTGGGTCAGATTGAACGTGGCGAATCCAATCCATCGATTGCAACCGTATGGAAGATTGCCAACGGCCTGAAAATTTCTTTTACTGCTTTGATCCACGAACCGAAGTCAGATACTACCGTTGTAACGGGCGATGATATTCAAGTATTGGTGGAGGATGAGGGAAGGGTACGAATATATCCGCATTTTCCTTTTGAAGAGGGGCGGCGTTTTGAAATATATATGATGGAGATGGACCCTCAGTCTGCGTTAAATGCAGAATCGCATATTGAAGGTACGGAAGAATTTATTACGGTCTTTGAAGGGCGAGTTACGATTCGAGTTGGGACGGAAGAATATACGGTGAACCAAGGGGAATCCATTCGTTTTGGAGCGGACAAGCCTCATGCCTATGTTAACGCTAGTGCTAAGACCAATAAAATAAACATGGTTATTCATTATTCGAAGTAA
- a CDS encoding MBL fold metallo-hydrolase gives MTKYENQLPTSAGMNFKSLVSILRDSMRGDVERRPSGTMPIVMCEPAESFSASDHPQVTWFGHSAFLLEIEGHRLLFDPMLGNRPSPVSWVGTKRYSTNLPIQPEDFPALDAIIISHDHYDHLDYDSIRRLKDKTKRFIVPLGVRRRLIQLGVPLEQITEHNWWDELSFKGLTFACTPARHFSGRGLFDRNSTLWCSWVIAGQHTKVFFSGDSGYGPHFKEIGSKYGPFDLTLMECGQYDERWSNIHMMPEETVQAHLDVGGQLLIPIHWAAFTLAYHAWNEPVERITKAAHSMNVKIATPKIGEKVVLHTDHYPTHPWWRPELG, from the coding sequence ATGACAAAATACGAAAATCAGCTTCCGACATCAGCTGGCATGAACTTCAAGTCCTTGGTCAGTATATTGAGAGATTCCATGCGTGGAGATGTTGAGCGGAGGCCATCAGGTACGATGCCGATAGTGATGTGTGAACCTGCAGAGTCATTCAGTGCATCCGATCATCCGCAGGTTACATGGTTTGGCCACTCGGCGTTTTTGCTTGAAATCGAGGGTCACAGGTTACTCTTTGATCCGATGCTGGGCAATCGTCCATCCCCCGTATCATGGGTGGGTACCAAACGTTACAGCACGAATCTACCGATTCAACCGGAGGATTTCCCGGCTCTGGATGCAATCATTATATCGCATGACCATTATGATCATCTGGACTATGATTCCATTCGCAGATTGAAGGATAAAACAAAACGATTTATCGTGCCGCTTGGCGTACGTCGTCGACTGATTCAACTGGGAGTGCCTTTGGAGCAGATTACCGAGCATAACTGGTGGGATGAGTTATCGTTCAAAGGTCTGACATTTGCTTGTACGCCAGCACGACATTTTTCAGGCAGAGGATTATTCGACCGCAATTCGACGTTATGGTGTTCGTGGGTCATCGCTGGACAACATACAAAAGTGTTCTTTAGTGGTGACAGCGGATACGGTCCTCACTTCAAGGAAATTGGCAGTAAATACGGTCCATTTGATCTGACTTTGATGGAATGCGGGCAATATGACGAACGGTGGTCCAACATTCACATGATGCCGGAAGAGACGGTGCAAGCGCATTTGGATGTAGGTGGCCAGTTGCTTATCCCGATTCATTGGGCCGCATTTACGCTAGCTTATCATGCCTGGAATGAACCGGTCGAACGGATCACCAAGGCAGCACATTCTATGAATGTTAAGATTGCAACACCTAAAATTGGCGAGAAGGTTGTACTTCATACGGATCACTACCCTACACATCCATGGTGGAGACCGGAACTCGGTTGA
- a CDS encoding family 43 glycosylhydrolase yields MKRYWVNVLNISVLSTVLLTATTLTPVSVFANGSGATVGNAQTSITPIVNPAPSFKNVSVHDPSVIKVEDTFYIFGSHLQVAKSKDFLNWDLVASGVTDNNPVVPNVTKEFAEALEWAQTDTLWAADVIQLADGKFYMYYNACKGDSPRSALGIAVADNIEGPYKDQGILLKSGMWDQISEDGTIYDATIHPNVVDPDVFYDKNGKLWMVYGSYSGGIFILEMDETTGKPLPNQGYGKKLTGGNHSRIEAPYMLYSPETDYYYLYLSYGGLGADGGYNIRVARSQTPDGPFLDAEGNDMINVKADKDKPLFDDRSIEPFGVKLMGNFLFERQIGDPGTGLGIGYVSPGHNSAYIDAETGKQYLIFHSRFPGRGEEHEVRVHEMHMNADGWPVVSPYRYAALGEDTTQLTAQDISGQYQWVNHGKDITADIKPSQAVQFTVDGKIHGAVTGTWSLGTDNKVQITSNQVVYNGVFTHEWNSESQSTVLTFSALSSSGIAVWGSQVVERSDQDIVDAIKNDLSIGNTDHVFFNLSLPSKGSSDADITWKSSNPSALSATGVVQRPRAGKGDAKVKLTATIRKGTAVSSKTFNVIIPQQAVSPLLGEYTFEHKKIAKIAQDDSKNKYHGQAYNVVSSAAGGKNQAATFNGTNSYIQLPGLLTDTTDFTFSAWVNWDGGGSWQRIFDFGNGLTRHMFLTPSQHNGALQFTIHNEGRDQSLIAANPLPSKEWVHVAVTLQGDVATLYVNGTSVASSSEISFNPKDLQVTEAYLGKSRYEADPFYKGSLDHVKVYDKALTAKEIQRQAKEKP; encoded by the coding sequence ATGAAACGTTATTGGGTAAATGTACTTAACATTTCTGTACTAAGCACCGTATTACTTACAGCAACAACTTTGACGCCGGTCTCGGTGTTCGCCAATGGTTCAGGGGCAACTGTGGGTAACGCACAGACTTCCATTACACCAATCGTAAATCCAGCTCCATCATTCAAAAATGTTTCTGTTCATGACCCTTCTGTCATTAAGGTGGAGGATACCTTTTATATTTTTGGATCACACCTGCAAGTAGCCAAGTCCAAAGATTTTCTGAACTGGGACCTCGTCGCCTCCGGCGTTACGGATAACAATCCTGTTGTCCCCAATGTAACCAAGGAATTCGCTGAAGCGCTGGAATGGGCACAGACAGATACGTTATGGGCGGCAGATGTGATTCAGCTCGCAGACGGTAAATTTTATATGTACTACAATGCCTGTAAAGGAGACTCTCCACGCTCAGCCCTAGGAATTGCTGTCGCAGATAACATTGAAGGACCTTATAAGGACCAAGGCATACTGTTGAAATCTGGCATGTGGGATCAGATCAGTGAGGATGGTACCATTTACGATGCAACGATTCATCCCAATGTGGTTGATCCTGATGTCTTTTATGATAAAAACGGCAAGTTATGGATGGTGTATGGCTCCTACTCCGGGGGAATTTTCATTCTGGAGATGGATGAGACGACAGGCAAACCGCTGCCGAATCAAGGTTATGGCAAAAAGCTGACCGGAGGCAACCATAGTCGTATTGAAGCCCCTTATATGCTCTACAGTCCCGAAACCGATTATTATTATCTGTACCTGTCTTACGGCGGACTGGGTGCTGACGGAGGATATAACATTCGAGTTGCTCGTTCCCAAACGCCGGATGGTCCTTTCCTGGATGCCGAAGGAAACGATATGATCAACGTTAAAGCGGACAAGGATAAACCGCTATTTGATGATCGTTCCATTGAGCCTTTTGGTGTCAAATTAATGGGGAACTTCCTGTTCGAGAGACAGATTGGCGATCCAGGCACAGGCCTGGGAATCGGTTATGTATCACCGGGACACAACTCAGCTTATATTGATGCGGAGACAGGCAAACAATATCTGATCTTCCATTCCCGTTTTCCAGGGCGTGGTGAAGAACATGAAGTCCGCGTACATGAGATGCATATGAATGCAGACGGTTGGCCTGTCGTTTCTCCGTATCGCTATGCTGCCTTGGGAGAGGATACAACGCAATTGACAGCTCAGGATATCTCCGGTCAGTACCAGTGGGTGAATCACGGTAAGGACATCACGGCGGACATCAAGCCATCGCAGGCCGTTCAGTTCACAGTAGATGGGAAGATTCATGGTGCCGTGACAGGAACATGGAGTCTCGGCACAGACAACAAAGTTCAGATTACATCGAATCAAGTTGTGTATAACGGCGTTTTCACACATGAATGGAATTCGGAATCCCAGAGTACGGTTCTGACCTTTAGCGCCCTCTCCTCCTCCGGGATTGCCGTCTGGGGAAGTCAAGTTGTTGAACGGAGTGATCAGGACATTGTAGATGCAATAAAAAATGATCTGAGCATTGGTAATACGGATCATGTGTTCTTCAATCTCTCACTGCCTTCAAAGGGCTCAAGTGATGCAGACATTACGTGGAAAAGCTCAAACCCTTCGGCTCTATCAGCTACTGGTGTAGTGCAGCGACCACGCGCTGGCAAGGGGGATGCCAAAGTGAAATTAACTGCTACTATTCGTAAAGGTACTGCGGTAAGCTCCAAAACGTTCAACGTGATTATTCCGCAGCAAGCGGTAAGTCCATTGCTCGGGGAGTATACGTTTGAACACAAGAAAATTGCAAAAATCGCACAGGATGACAGTAAGAACAAATATCATGGACAAGCCTATAATGTGGTGAGTTCTGCTGCAGGTGGCAAAAATCAGGCTGCCACATTTAACGGGACCAACAGTTACATCCAGTTGCCTGGACTGCTGACTGATACCACGGATTTTACGTTTAGCGCTTGGGTCAATTGGGATGGTGGCGGGTCCTGGCAGCGTATTTTCGACTTTGGAAATGGCTTGACGAGACACATGTTCCTTACTCCATCCCAGCATAATGGAGCATTACAATTCACCATCCATAATGAGGGACGGGATCAGAGTCTGATTGCTGCTAATCCCTTGCCTTCCAAGGAGTGGGTTCATGTGGCTGTAACTCTTCAAGGGGATGTGGCTACTCTATATGTGAATGGTACATCTGTTGCAAGCAGCTCTGAAATCTCCTTTAATCCGAAGGATCTGCAAGTGACAGAAGCTTATCTCGGCAAAAGTCGTTATGAGGCTGATCCGTTCTACAAAGGTAGTCTGGATCATGTAAAAGTGTACGATAAAGCATTAACAGCCAAGGAAATTCAGCGTCAGGCCAAAGAAAAGCCTTAA
- a CDS encoding alpha/beta hydrolase codes for MKKWRKRLVKFLIFDLAVLLLLLGTGVIYQQIGARQDAKILVPPGELYKVHGENMHLYTGGKGDVTVVLASGWGTANPYVDYYPLYEKLAPNTKFAVYDRFGYGYSDQTDKKRDVDTIAEELHELLQVSGQKPPYVLVGHSLGSLETIRFAQKYPDLVKGIVMIDGGSPEYYSKDDDSLADTIGGFANKLRIQTGLFRLSMQSDLVVETSNANRNELKLVPEDLKKLDTTALLHNYGNENTLDELREIAENGKVVVDHKQPFPFPLTILTADYFGASEPEWDKTQAEFKSWSDESKQVTVKDTDHYIHQYHPDLVADEILAMVKK; via the coding sequence ATGAAGAAATGGCGTAAAAGATTAGTCAAGTTTTTGATATTCGACCTGGCGGTGCTTCTGTTGCTTCTCGGTACAGGGGTAATCTACCAACAAATAGGTGCAAGACAAGATGCAAAAATACTTGTGCCCCCTGGAGAGTTGTACAAAGTACATGGTGAAAATATGCATCTATATACGGGTGGAAAAGGCGATGTAACCGTAGTGCTCGCCTCCGGCTGGGGTACCGCTAATCCCTATGTAGATTATTATCCATTATATGAAAAGCTCGCTCCCAACACAAAATTCGCTGTATATGATCGATTTGGCTATGGATACAGTGATCAGACCGATAAGAAACGTGATGTTGATACCATAGCTGAAGAATTACACGAGTTGTTGCAGGTATCTGGACAGAAGCCACCTTATGTATTAGTTGGACATTCGCTCGGCTCGCTGGAGACCATCCGCTTCGCACAAAAATACCCGGATCTCGTTAAGGGTATCGTCATGATTGATGGTGGAAGCCCTGAATATTATTCGAAGGACGATGACTCTTTGGCAGACACAATTGGTGGTTTTGCTAATAAATTACGTATCCAAACCGGACTATTCCGCCTCTCCATGCAATCTGACTTGGTTGTCGAAACATCCAATGCCAACCGTAATGAACTGAAACTTGTACCTGAAGATTTAAAAAAATTGGATACAACTGCCCTACTACACAACTATGGTAATGAAAACACGTTGGATGAATTGCGTGAAATAGCTGAAAATGGAAAAGTGGTCGTGGATCACAAGCAACCATTTCCGTTTCCACTCACCATACTGACGGCTGACTACTTTGGTGCAAGTGAGCCCGAATGGGATAAAACACAAGCAGAATTCAAATCTTGGTCAGATGAATCGAAACAGGTAACCGTTAAAGATACCGACCATTACATCCATCAATATCATCCTGACCTCGTTGCCGATGAAATATTGGCTATGGTGAAGAAGTAA
- a CDS encoding TetR/AcrR family transcriptional regulator has product MSEKSNARESIVSTAARLFFSQGYHATGLNQIIKESNTPKGSLYHYFPHGKEELAHECIQKANEQILQTFEKTFAAHDNTGDAIQRFIHDLAHETEAAGFTGFLPFSFWAAVETSCISQQLRIACQGVFADWQDIIKKHLILDGVGEEKARETALLIISLMEGALIISLTNQDKQPLLTAAEYLSVVTKNAKQVQ; this is encoded by the coding sequence TTGAGTGAAAAGTCTAATGCTAGGGAGTCCATTGTCAGCACAGCAGCGAGACTGTTTTTTTCACAAGGATATCATGCGACCGGTCTGAATCAGATCATCAAAGAGAGTAATACGCCAAAAGGGTCGTTGTATCATTATTTCCCTCATGGCAAGGAAGAGCTTGCGCACGAGTGTATTCAAAAAGCCAATGAACAGATCCTGCAGACATTTGAGAAAACATTTGCAGCCCATGATAATACAGGGGACGCCATTCAGAGATTTATTCATGATTTGGCTCATGAAACAGAAGCAGCCGGGTTTACCGGATTTCTGCCATTTAGCTTCTGGGCAGCTGTGGAGACATCGTGTATTAGTCAGCAGTTGCGTATTGCATGTCAGGGTGTATTTGCAGATTGGCAGGATATCATTAAGAAACATCTGATTCTGGATGGCGTTGGTGAAGAGAAGGCGCGGGAGACTGCACTTCTGATCATTTCTTTGATGGAGGGAGCACTGATTATCAGCCTGACCAATCAGGATAAACAGCCTCTGCTGACGGCTGCTGAGTATTTGTCGGTTGTGACGAAGAACGCCAAACAGGTTCAATGA
- a CDS encoding DHA2 family efflux MFS transporter permease subunit, protein MKADSAQNQQETKQYKVFPILFAMLLSGFIGLFGETALNVALTPLMGLLEVGPTTIQWLTTGYLLVLGILVPVSGMLLQWFTTRQLFTTSLIFSIAGTFVAALAPSFEILLVARVLQAVGTALLLPLMFNTILVIFPIEKRGAAMGLIGLVIMFAPASGPSISGLILANLSWHWIFWISLPFFIISLVCGLLFLPNISKLTKPKIDVLSIILSTLGFGGIVYGFSSAGGHGDTGGGWTSPIVVSTLVVGVLSLLLFSIRQLRMKQPMMDLRAFKYPMFTIGLILVFICMMMILSSMLILPMYLQQGMAVTALTAGLVLLPGSLLNGFLSPVMGRLFDKFGPKWLVIIGMTVVAIVLFLYTGIEATTSLGTIITLHVFMMVGISMIMMPAQTNGLNQLPREYYPHGTAIMNTLQQVSGAIGTAVAVSILSAGQSSFLSSVANPETPENQLAGFTSGVQNAFVFALVLAIIGLITSLFVKRVKVGSTPEQQGPMH, encoded by the coding sequence ATGAAGGCTGATTCTGCACAGAATCAACAAGAAACGAAGCAATACAAGGTATTTCCGATTTTGTTCGCAATGCTGCTGAGCGGCTTTATTGGTCTGTTTGGGGAAACGGCATTAAACGTGGCTTTGACGCCACTTATGGGTCTGCTTGAAGTAGGACCTACAACGATTCAATGGTTAACCACAGGTTACTTGCTTGTGTTGGGAATCCTGGTGCCGGTATCCGGTATGCTGTTGCAATGGTTTACAACCAGACAGCTATTCACAACGTCCCTGATTTTCTCCATTGCAGGCACATTTGTTGCTGCGCTTGCACCTAGCTTCGAAATTTTGTTGGTGGCACGGGTACTACAGGCTGTAGGTACAGCACTGTTGCTGCCGCTGATGTTTAACACGATATTGGTTATTTTCCCGATTGAAAAACGTGGTGCTGCCATGGGATTAATCGGTTTGGTTATCATGTTTGCGCCAGCAAGCGGGCCAAGTATCTCCGGTCTGATCCTGGCTAATCTGAGCTGGCACTGGATCTTCTGGATTTCGCTGCCGTTCTTCATTATCTCACTGGTATGCGGCTTGCTGTTCTTGCCGAATATTTCGAAATTGACCAAGCCCAAAATCGATGTACTATCCATTATCCTTTCTACTCTAGGTTTTGGTGGTATCGTATACGGCTTCAGTAGCGCAGGTGGACATGGGGATACCGGTGGGGGCTGGACAAGTCCGATCGTTGTATCCACATTGGTTGTTGGTGTGCTGTCCTTGTTACTGTTCAGCATCCGTCAGTTGAGAATGAAACAGCCTATGATGGACTTGCGTGCCTTCAAGTACCCAATGTTTACGATTGGTTTGATTCTTGTCTTCATCTGTATGATGATGATTCTGTCTTCCATGTTAATCCTGCCTATGTATCTTCAGCAGGGAATGGCTGTGACAGCGTTGACTGCTGGATTGGTACTATTACCAGGCAGCTTGTTGAATGGATTTTTATCACCAGTCATGGGACGTTTGTTTGATAAGTTTGGACCGAAATGGCTTGTGATTATTGGAATGACTGTCGTGGCAATAGTTCTGTTCTTATACACAGGTATTGAAGCGACGACTTCCCTTGGTACGATTATTACGTTGCATGTGTTCATGATGGTCGGCATTTCGATGATTATGATGCCTGCACAGACCAATGGTTTGAACCAGTTGCCTCGTGAGTATTATCCACACGGTACTGCAATCATGAATACATTACAGCAGGTATCCGGAGCAATCGGTACTGCGGTGGCGGTAAGTATATTGAGTGCAGGGCAATCCAGCTTTCTAAGTAGTGTGGCGAATCCGGAAACCCCGGAGAATCAACTGGCAGGTTTCACATCAGGAGTACAAAACGCTTTCGTCTTTGCTTTGGTTCTGGCGATAATCGGTTTGATCACTTCACTCTTCGTGAAACGAGTCAAGGTTGGATCTACACCAGAGCAACAAGGTCCAATGCATTAA